CATCCCGCGCAAGGATGTTGTTTCTCACCTGTTCGACGAGGTTGCACCGAAGTTTGAGAACCGTGAGGGTGGCTACACCCGCACCATCAAGCTGGACAACCGCACCGGTGACAACGCCCCGATGTCCCAGATCTCCCTCGTTCTTGAGGAGACCGTGACCTCCGAGGCTAACCGCGCTACCCGCGCTGCCGCTTCCAAGGCCGCTGAGGCTGAAGAGGCTCAGGCAGACGAGGCTGCGGAGACCGAGGCTCCGGCCGAGGACACCGCAGCTGAGAACACCTCTGCTGAGGAGTCCGAGGAGAAGTAATCTCTCCTGGCTGCTGAATTCACTCCGGCCCTAACGCCGTGCGTGGATTGCACCGACTACTCGCAGCAGTAGCGCACAATCGCCGCCTTCCCATTCTCTTTACGAAGAGACAGGGGAGGCGGCTTTTGTCGTTTTGAACTTGGATCTTTATGTTCCTGGTCCCCGCCGTCGTATGGCGCCATTGCGCGACTCCATCGTGCGGCTGCGCCATGCAGCAGGCCACCCAACGTCCAATGCACTACGACACTTATGTCTAACCTCCAACGCTCAACCTCCTATGTGCATCCTCCACTGCGATAACTGAGCAAACAGGGCCCTCAGATATTGCATTGTCTGCTCAAAACGAACAGGGGAGGTTGCACGTTTCGGGAACCCGCCGCCGCCTCCGGTAGCATTAGGTCCACCATGACTGAAGCAGCACCGATCGCACATGAGGGACCAGCAGAAGGATTCGTTCGGATCCGGTTAGATCTGGCCTATGACGGCACCGATTTTCACGGATGGGCCAGGCAAAAGGGCGGACTGCGCACCGTCCAAGGCGTGCTCGAGGAGCAGCTAGCAATGATCGCTCGGACGGAGGTACCGCTGACGGTAGCTGGGCGTACGGATGCGGGCGTCCA
The window above is part of the Corynebacterium accolens genome. Proteins encoded here:
- the rplQ gene encoding 50S ribosomal protein L17, which gives rise to MPTPKKGARLGGSAKQQAHMLSNLAASLIEHGAIKTTDAKAKVLRPYVEKIITKAKSGTIADRRAVLKLIPRKDVVSHLFDEVAPKFENREGGYTRTIKLDNRTGDNAPMSQISLVLEETVTSEANRATRAAASKAAEAEEAQADEAAETEAPAEDTAAENTSAEESEEK